From the genome of Acidobacteriota bacterium, one region includes:
- a CDS encoding helix-turn-helix transcriptional regulator — MPTLGEELRRRREQLNIDLNDIADSTKIGIRFLKAIEADNYAILPGGIFTRSFIRAFAKKVGMNEDEAMNLYVQQVAPPPVIEQPEDNHKKSSKQPPSIIQAYENQPPVIRKKPAKTSTETNWSSVLIIIGILIVVGIIIAALVRQINKNQAAQVVIPEKPRIEQPQAEEPSQSASSQNSSQPTPTAEPPQAPSVNAGDTLKVRIEAKDNDIWIQYQADEAKPAQVILKPGEGQDVPPALSAVKIKYGNKQSLKLIINNKEANLPVDLPEWKGNILISRDTLPTFFQTQSPAPPQ, encoded by the coding sequence ATGCCGACTCTAGGCGAAGAGCTAAGACGCAGACGCGAACAACTCAACATAGACCTTAACGACATCGCTGATTCCACCAAAATAGGGATTCGTTTTCTTAAAGCCATCGAAGCCGATAACTATGCGATATTACCGGGCGGCATCTTTACGCGCTCGTTTATTCGCGCTTTCGCTAAAAAAGTCGGCATGAACGAAGATGAAGCGATGAATCTTTATGTGCAGCAGGTCGCGCCGCCACCGGTTATCGAACAACCGGAAGACAATCATAAAAAATCGTCGAAACAACCGCCTTCAATTATTCAAGCTTACGAAAATCAGCCGCCGGTCATTCGCAAGAAACCTGCCAAGACCTCAACCGAAACCAACTGGTCGAGTGTGCTCATCATTATTGGAATATTAATTGTCGTCGGCATCATCATCGCCGCGCTCGTCCGGCAGATTAATAAGAATCAAGCGGCTCAGGTGGTCATTCCCGAAAAGCCCAGAATCGAACAACCGCAAGCGGAAGAACCGTCGCAATCGGCATCTTCGCAAAATTCATCGCAACCCACGCCAACCGCTGAACCGCCACAGGCACCCAGTGTCAATGCCGGCGATACCTTGAAGGTGAGAATCGAAGCCAAAGACAACGATATATGGATTCAGTATCAAGCCGATGAAGCCAAACCCGCGCAAGTGATTTTAAAACCCGGCGAAGGTCAGGATGTGCCGCCCGCTCTCTCGGCTGTCAAAATCAAATATGGCAATAAACAATCCTTGAAGTTGATTATCAACAACAAAGAAGCAAATCTGCCGGTTGATTTACCGGAATGGAAAGGCAACATTTTAATTTCACGCGATACCTTGCCAACCTTTTTTCAAACCCAATCCCCGGCACCTCCGCAATAG
- a CDS encoding GNAT family N-acetyltransferase has translation MALSKRPVCTGDEGFLYELYCEVRAADFAGMGIAQSQLDLILKMQHQAREQSYRFQNPNAAHEIILLDENPIGRMFVSDRGEEFRLVDIALLNEYRNRGFGAKLLGELCDAAQRLNKPVSLNVEKHNPAIRLYERSGFAIVSQDSAYFFMRRLPDGATPEKAE, from the coding sequence ATGGCTTTAAGTAAACGACCAGTCTGCACGGGTGATGAAGGGTTTCTTTACGAACTCTACTGCGAAGTTCGTGCTGCTGATTTTGCGGGGATGGGAATTGCGCAATCACAACTCGACCTGATTTTGAAAATGCAGCATCAGGCAAGGGAACAGTCCTATCGATTTCAAAATCCCAATGCCGCGCACGAAATCATTCTGTTGGATGAAAACCCGATTGGACGAATGTTTGTGAGCGACCGGGGCGAAGAATTTCGCCTGGTCGATATTGCGTTATTGAACGAGTACCGAAATCGCGGCTTTGGCGCGAAGTTGCTTGGCGAGTTATGTGATGCAGCCCAGCGGTTGAACAAACCGGTTAGCTTGAATGTCGAAAAGCACAATCCGGCAATTCGTTTATATGAGCGGTCGGGTTTTGCCATCGTCAGCCAAGACAGCGCCTATTTTTTTATGCGACGATTACCAGATGGTGCGACTCCAGAAAAGGCGGAATAA
- a CDS encoding DUF167 domain-containing protein yields MIEITEKNGAVTFRIHAQPRAAKTEIVGEYGQALKIKLAAPPVDGKANAECRKFFAKLFHIPIQSVDILAGDSGRDKIIRLHQVNKQQAQEILNR; encoded by the coding sequence GTGATCGAGATAACCGAAAAAAACGGCGCGGTGACCTTTAGAATTCATGCGCAACCGCGCGCCGCGAAAACCGAAATCGTCGGCGAATATGGGCAGGCGTTAAAAATCAAACTTGCCGCGCCGCCCGTCGATGGCAAAGCCAATGCCGAGTGCCGTAAATTTTTCGCCAAACTTTTTCATATTCCCATTCAGTCGGTTGACATCCTTGCCGGTGACAGCGGCAGAGATAAAATCATTCGCTTACACCAGGTCAATAAACAGCAGGCGCAGGAAATTCTCAATCGTTAA
- a CDS encoding aldehyde dehydrogenase family protein — protein MSDDPNNQSLTQARDLVERAAAAQKILATFSQEKVDAIVAAMARAALEESYRLGEMAHLETGFGSAADKNTKNRFSAEQIYNFIKPMKTVGVLKQTDSIIEVASPRGVVAAIIPVTNPTSTAIFKILISIKARDAVVLSPHPAAAQCINETARVMRLAGEAAGLPAGAVSCMTHATQEGTQELMKHKLTAVILATGGIGLVRAAYSSGKPAFGVGPGNVPAMIERSANIHKAVKDILTGKCFDNGTICSSEQAIVVERPIDKEVRERLAAEGAYFLNKEQQDALEKVVATPEVKLNAKIVGRSAKVIAEMAGLTIPDGTRALVFELAGVGKTFPLSMEKLSPLLAYYVVENLEEGCERAAAILRFGGMGHTASIHTQSRDAAREYGIRMPVSRVIVNSPSTHGAIGFTTDLEPSMTLGCGSWGGNVTSDNISPRHLVDVKRIAFETKAINRLPVEMKTAAQAVSTTKTAVDRAAITSLVDRFLAERGAKVHRHTQQIQPQPQPAPTPPTSPQPIIVQVQTPPPVTPPAPPAPPPSVQASSNNHRVIHEFVCEDDVRRALQKGEKIHVNAKTIITPSARDLGEANNIFTRS, from the coding sequence ATGTCTGACGACCCTAACAATCAATCCTTAACGCAGGCGCGTGACTTGGTCGAACGCGCTGCCGCCGCGCAAAAAATTCTTGCGACATTTTCACAGGAAAAGGTTGATGCAATTGTCGCAGCAATGGCGCGCGCCGCCCTTGAAGAGAGTTATCGCTTAGGTGAAATGGCGCACCTGGAAACCGGTTTTGGCAGCGCCGCCGATAAAAATACCAAGAACCGTTTTTCCGCCGAACAGATTTATAACTTCATTAAGCCGATGAAGACCGTCGGGGTTCTCAAACAGACCGACAGCATCATCGAAGTCGCTTCGCCGCGCGGCGTGGTCGCGGCAATCATCCCGGTCACCAATCCGACCTCCACAGCCATTTTTAAAATATTAATTTCTATCAAAGCTCGTGATGCCGTGGTCTTGAGTCCGCACCCTGCGGCTGCTCAATGTATCAATGAAACCGCGCGGGTGATGCGCCTTGCCGGCGAAGCCGCAGGGCTTCCCGCAGGCGCTGTGAGTTGTATGACGCACGCCACTCAGGAGGGCACTCAGGAATTGATGAAGCACAAACTCACCGCCGTGATTTTAGCGACCGGCGGCATAGGGCTGGTGCGCGCTGCCTATTCCTCCGGGAAACCGGCGTTCGGTGTCGGTCCCGGAAATGTTCCGGCGATGATTGAACGCTCGGCGAATATTCATAAAGCCGTGAAAGATATTCTCACCGGCAAATGTTTCGATAACGGCACCATCTGTTCATCGGAGCAGGCTATCGTGGTCGAACGCCCGATTGATAAAGAGGTGCGCGAGCGACTCGCTGCCGAAGGCGCATACTTTTTAAATAAAGAGCAACAGGATGCGCTCGAAAAAGTTGTAGCCACGCCAGAGGTTAAACTCAATGCCAAAATCGTCGGTCGCAGCGCCAAAGTGATTGCCGAGATGGCAGGGCTGACGATTCCCGATGGCACCCGCGCTTTGGTTTTTGAACTTGCCGGTGTCGGCAAAACGTTTCCGCTTTCAATGGAAAAACTCTCGCCGCTCCTGGCTTATTATGTTGTCGAAAATCTCGAAGAAGGCTGTGAACGCGCCGCCGCAATTTTAAGATTTGGCGGCATGGGGCACACCGCTTCGATTCATACGCAGAGCCGTGATGCGGCGCGCGAATACGGCATACGGATGCCGGTGTCGCGGGTGATTGTCAACAGCCCGTCAACGCATGGGGCAATCGGATTTACCACTGACCTTGAGCCGTCGATGACTTTGGGGTGTGGTTCGTGGGGCGGCAATGTGACTTCCGATAATATTTCGCCGCGCCATCTGGTCGATGTCAAACGCATCGCTTTTGAAACCAAAGCCATCAATCGTTTGCCTGTAGAGATGAAAACCGCTGCGCAAGCGGTTTCCACAACCAAGACAGCGGTTGACCGCGCAGCAATAACTTCTCTGGTTGACCGTTTCCTGGCTGAACGCGGCGCAAAGGTTCACCGCCACACGCAACAAATTCAGCCGCAACCCCAACCTGCGCCAACGCCGCCAACGAGTCCGCAACCGATTATTGTGCAGGTGCAGACGCCGCCACCGGTCACACCACCTGCGCCACCTGCGCCCCCGCCATCTGTGCAAGCATCATCGAATAATCACAGAGTCATTCATGAGTTTGTTTGCGAAGACGATGTGCGACGCGCTTTGCAAAAAGGCGAAAAGATTCATGTCAATGCAAAAACCATCATCACGCCATCAGCGCGCGATTTAGGGGAAGCTAATAATATTTTTACCCGTTCATAA
- a CDS encoding YggS family pyridoxal phosphate-dependent enzyme has translation MSETIKDNLASVKERIQNAATRTGRNPDDITLVVVSKTFAPEIVQQAVDAGVRVLGENKVQEAVEKAPLVKGDGINWHLIGHLQSNKVRPAVKTFAWIHTIDGCELAQRLDRIAGEEGRTIDVLIQVDLAREATKSGADVSELAAIVETLDAANNLRLQGLMVLPPFFEDVEKTRPYFKRLREILDEVNRTRPEAKKLTQLSMGMSHDFEVAIEEGATLVRVGSAIFGERGK, from the coding sequence ATGAGTGAAACAATTAAAGACAACCTGGCAAGCGTAAAAGAACGGATTCAAAACGCAGCAACTCGCACAGGCAGAAATCCTGATGACATTACGCTGGTCGTGGTATCGAAAACCTTTGCACCGGAGATTGTCCAGCAGGCAGTTGATGCAGGGGTTCGTGTGCTTGGCGAAAATAAGGTTCAAGAGGCGGTTGAAAAAGCGCCGTTGGTGAAAGGCGATGGCATCAATTGGCATCTCATCGGGCATCTGCAATCCAATAAAGTGCGACCGGCGGTGAAAACCTTTGCCTGGATTCACACGATTGATGGTTGCGAACTGGCGCAGCGCCTTGACCGCATTGCCGGTGAAGAGGGAAGAACGATAGACGTTTTGATTCAAGTTGATCTGGCGCGCGAAGCGACGAAATCGGGCGCGGATGTCAGTGAACTTGCGGCGATTGTCGAAACCCTGGATGCGGCAAACAACCTGCGGTTGCAGGGTCTCATGGTATTGCCGCCGTTTTTTGAGGATGTCGAAAAGACCCGCCCCTACTTCAAACGGTTGCGGGAAATTCTTGATGAGGTCAATCGCACGCGACCGGAGGCTAAGAAATTAACTCAGCTTTCAATGGGTATGAGTCACGATTTTGAAGTTGCCATTGAAGAGGGCGCGACGCTGGTTCGTGTCGGCAGCGCAATTTTTGGAGAGAGAGGAAAGTAA
- a CDS encoding thiamine-binding protein, with protein sequence MLVEFSILPLGAGDHLSGPLAEILKIVDTCGLPYKLTPGSTCVEGEWQEVMEVVRLCHLRMRNHSKHVITTIKIEDEEGVTNKITRNITSVEAAAGRKLST encoded by the coding sequence ATGTTAGTTGAGTTTTCAATCCTGCCGCTTGGAGCCGGTGACCACCTATCGGGGCCACTCGCTGAAATTTTAAAAATCGTCGATACCTGCGGATTGCCTTATAAACTGACGCCTGGGTCAACTTGCGTTGAAGGCGAGTGGCAGGAGGTCATGGAAGTCGTCAGGCTCTGTCATCTGCGAATGCGTAATCATTCAAAGCATGTGATTACGACGATTAAAATCGAAGATGAAGAGGGGGTGACGAATAAAATTACCCGCAACATCACCTCGGTTGAAGCGGCTGCCGGGCGCAAACTCTCAACCTGA
- a CDS encoding GNAT family N-acetyltransferase, whose protein sequence is MTVTLRPETEADEALLLALYGASREYELSLVAWSAEQKAIFIKAQFAAQRNHYRTHYAEAQFDIILFAEQPVGRLYVYRGKSEIRIVDIAILPAYRGRGIGKPLIQSLLNEAQASGKHIRIHVEVFNPSLQLFERLGFKPVENDGINVLMEWTPVAL, encoded by the coding sequence ATGACCGTCACCCTAAGACCTGAAACCGAAGCGGACGAAGCGTTGCTGCTCGCCTTGTACGGGGCAAGCCGCGAGTATGAATTATCCCTGGTTGCCTGGAGCGCCGAGCAAAAAGCTATTTTTATTAAAGCGCAATTTGCGGCGCAACGAAATCATTACCGCACTCATTACGCCGAAGCGCAATTCGACATTATTTTATTTGCTGAACAGCCGGTCGGACGACTTTATGTCTATCGCGGCAAATCGGAAATTCGCATCGTTGACATTGCCATTTTGCCTGCCTATCGCGGTCGCGGTATCGGCAAACCGCTGATTCAATCGCTCCTCAACGAAGCTCAGGCGTCCGGTAAACACATTCGTATTCACGTCGAAGTCTTTAATCCATCCTTACAGCTTTTTGAGCGACTCGGATTTAAGCCGGTCGAAAACGACGGCATCAATGTATTGATGGAATGGACGCCGGTAGCGCTTTAG
- a CDS encoding YggT family protein — translation MDYLIFAISWLGNLIYWGAIAFASLFLLRVILSFSGVNPFARIPYHLTHLTEPMVRPLRYQFSGRSSRYDLLPLVAGAIIFFTGLICADAIWQVGKILLDVNTALRRDTFSLKFALLMVVYIIGDLYILAILLRIVLPFLGVGYGNRLFRFIFRITEPLLKPLRKYLTVGMFDLSPMVALLLVRFAMGIFAGLFGGVLL, via the coding sequence TTGGATTACTTAATTTTTGCAATCTCCTGGTTGGGGAATTTGATTTATTGGGGAGCGATAGCTTTCGCTTCACTGTTTTTATTGAGAGTGATTTTATCGTTTTCCGGGGTGAATCCGTTTGCGCGCATTCCCTATCATTTGACGCACCTGACGGAACCGATGGTGAGACCCTTGCGCTATCAATTCAGCGGGCGGTCATCGCGTTATGATTTATTGCCGCTGGTTGCCGGAGCCATCATCTTTTTTACCGGGTTGATTTGTGCCGATGCCATCTGGCAGGTCGGCAAAATTTTGCTTGATGTCAATACCGCTTTACGTCGAGACACCTTCTCGCTGAAATTCGCGCTTTTAATGGTGGTTTACATCATTGGCGATTTGTACATTCTGGCGATTTTGCTGAGAATCGTTTTGCCGTTTTTAGGGGTTGGCTATGGCAATCGTTTGTTTCGGTTCATCTTTAGAATTACCGAACCGTTGCTCAAACCATTAAGGAAATATCTAACTGTCGGCATGTTCGATTTATCGCCGATGGTGGCGCTTTTACTGGTGCGCTTTGCGATGGGCATTTTTGCGGGTTTATTTGGCGGGGTTTTGCTGTGA